From the genome of Epinephelus moara isolate mb chromosome 10, YSFRI_EMoa_1.0, whole genome shotgun sequence, one region includes:
- the c10h1orf52 gene encoding UPF0690 protein C1orf52 homolog — protein sequence MTEEKKSGSLGFFSSYDDLSDSSDGSDSDEEGESRKKKPDSEATGSGAQSSQHGTKRAAGGAPLPKPDELFSSVSKPAFLYNPLNKEIDWDTLTVKAPEEPAREFKPWKTNAVPPPESYTTEPEKKKGAPPGMDMAIKWSNVYEDNGEDAPQPYTGNARFLPAEEEPPVSDEESEKQETSAKKRRVETFQQKEKRKRDMGQATSDKNFVEEEKRILRQSAD from the exons atgacagaagaaaagaagtcCGGCTCTTTGGGTTTCTTTTCGAGTTACGACGATTTGAGCGACAGCAGCGACGGCAGCGACTCAGACGAGGAGGGAGAAAGTAGAAAGAAGAAACCGGACTCAGAGGCTACGGGCAGCGGAGCTCAGTCCTCCCAACATGGGACCAAACGAGCCGCCGGTGGAGCTCCGTTACCCAAACCTGACGAGCTGTTCAGCTCCGTGTCCAAGCCTGCGTTTCTCTACAACCCGCTGAATAAGGAGATAGACTGGGACACCCTTACGGTCAAAGCTCCTGAAGAG CCTGCCAGAGAGTTTAAGCCATGGAAGACAAATGCTGTACCACCTCCTGAGAGCTACACCACAGagccagagaagaagaagggagCTCCCCCAGGCATGGATATGGCTATAAAGTGGTCCAATGTGTATGAGGACAATGGGGAAGATGCACCACAGCCTTACACCGGCAACGCTCGTTTCTTACCCGCAGAGGAGGAACCCCCTGTATCAG ATGAGGAATCAGAGAAGCAAGAAACGTCTGCTAAGAAACGTCGAGTGGAGACCTTCcagcagaaggagaagaggaagagggacatGGGACAAGCGACCTCTGACAAGAATTTcgtagaggaggagaaaaggatCCTCAGGCAAAGTGCTGATTGA